A genomic stretch from Lycium ferocissimum isolate CSIRO_LF1 unplaced genomic scaffold, AGI_CSIRO_Lferr_CH_V1 ctg9531, whole genome shotgun sequence includes:
- the LOC132046120 gene encoding uncharacterized protein LOC132046120, protein MLATLLPHFLHLNGFYVNQKSIDLVKDPAYADKGQIDILEVVYVDNLPQQTAGSTDCGVFVAAYAEYLTSGERIPDVIDAHMQRMRYGALLWDYAEGKVADNASDNEVPPRPIGATNRL, encoded by the exons atgcttGCTACACTTCTGCCACATTTCCTACATCTGAATGGATTCTATGTAAATCAAAAAAGCATAGATTTGGTGAAAGACCCAGCATATGCGGATAAGGGACAAATCGATATCCTTGAAGTTGTCTATGTTGATAACCTGCCGCAGCAAACTGCTGGTAGCAC ggactGTGGTGTTTTTGTGGCAGCGTATGCTGAGTATTTGACATCGGGTGAAAGGATTCCAGATGTCATTGATGCACACATGCAGCGTATGAGATACGGTGCACTCTTATGGGACTACGCTGAAGGCAAGGTTGCTGACAATGCGAGTGATAATGAAGTTCCACCAAGACCGATCGGAGCCACCAATCGATTATGA
- the LOC132046121 gene encoding uncharacterized protein LOC132046121, giving the protein MEAYPEYLLHSGQWTNDNKFVNFVADCIAIGSTFNFENLVKAISKQIRLDTQLNALEIKFVPRDGLMPILVYNDTGVQVYIELKKKNPEFTDFALYVTVKKVENDSVAISSSGINRGNFVQEVDTIDMIENESDNEYIENKYFGIIDDMLHKEVEEDQVYKNKETVVSVMHNYVIQNNFQFKVKRSSKSRYHLSCVDEDCVWFFKSSAIYKAEIFKVRSFNNVHTCSFSERFLTQRHATSKVVASIIKDKCVDPKTIYTANDIISRGGRSSNPGTITKLHKSEDGRFLYVFVSLFACIKRWEYCRPIMVVVGRFLKAAYKGTILTACTQDGAGELTVSIF; this is encoded by the exons ATGGAGGCTTATCCTGAATACCTTCTTCATAGTGGTCAATGGACTAATGACAATAAATTTGTCAATTTTGTTGCTGATTGTATTGCTATTGGGTCTACCTtcaactttgaaaatttagttAAAGCAATTTCAAAGCAGATCAGACTAGATACTCAGTTGAATGCAttagaaattaagtttgttccAAGGGATGGTTTGATGCCTATCCTAGTCTACAATGATACTGGAGTTCAGGTCTATATcgaattgaaaaagaaaaatccagAGTTTACCGACTTTGCGCTCTATGTCACGGTGAAGAAGGTTGAGAATGATTCAGTTGCTATAAGCTCGAGTGGTATAAATAGAGGCAATTTTGTACAAGAGGTTGATACAATAGATATGATTGAGAATGAAAGTGATAATGAATATATTGAaaacaagtattttggtataatagATGATATGTTACACAAAGAGGTTGAGGAGGATCAGGTTTATAAGAACAAGGAAACTGTTGTTAGTGTGATGCATAACTATGTTATTCAGAATAATTTCCAGTTTAAGGTGAAGAGATCAAGTAAATCAAG GTATCACCTTTCATGTGTGGATGAAGATTGTGTTTGGTTTTTCAAATCTTCTGCCATATACAAGGCAGAAATATTCAAGGTGAGAAGTTTCAATAATGTTCATACATGCTCGTTTAGTGAAAGATTCTTGACACAACGTCATGCTACTTCTAAAGTAGTTGCAAGTATAATCAAGGACAAATGTGTTGATCCAAAAACAATTTACACTGCAAATGATATTAtaagtaggggtgggcgttcg TCAAATCCAGGAACGATTACAAAATTGCACAAATCAGAAGATGGGCGCTTTCTCTATGTATTTGTTTCGCTGTTCGCATGCATTAAGCGGTGGGAATATTGCAGGCCAATAAtggtagttgttggaagatttcTTAAAGCAGCATACAAGGGTACCATATTGACTGCTTGCACACAAGATGGAGCTGGTGAGTTGACTGTATCTATTTTCTGA
- the LOC132046122 gene encoding uncharacterized protein LOC132046122 — MVMTLNIAESINSSNKHARDMPIMRVLEFMTNLIPQWNYHSRKKAMKSSTALSKKYDKLIGVNLLVAQKMTLKPATDKLYTVFEGVKRNIVCLEDGICSCGRFQMDEVPCPHALAVIKLNKLTPADYCSFYYRRNHILATYETPVYPILDESTWVIPREVLEKVVLPPKGRRNATRPRKKRLQSSSEKAKKKRKFSCSVCGQDGHSRKTCGNPPKD, encoded by the exons ATGGTCATGACTTTGAATATTGCGGAGTCGATTAATTCATCAAACAAACATGCTAGAGACATGCCAATAATGCGTGTGCTGGAGTTCATGACAAACTTGATACCACAATGGAACTACCATAGTCGGAAAAAAGCAATGAAATCATCCACCGCGCTTAGCAAAAAGTATGACAAACTCATTGGGGTTAATCTGCTTGTGGCACAGAAAATGACG ctAAAGCCTGCTACAGACAAGTTGTACACTGTATTTGAAGGAGTAAAGAGAAACATTGTATGCCTTGAAGATGGAATATGTAGTTGTGGGCGATTCCAAATGGATGAAGTTCCATGTCCACATGCTTTGGCGGTTATAAAGCTCAACAAATTGACACCAGCCGATTATTGCTCATTTTACTATAGAAGGAATCATATCCTTGCAACTTATGAAACTCCAGTATATCCCATTTTGGATGAGAGTACATGGGTGATCCCGAGAGAGGTGCTAGAGAAGGTGGTCCTGCCACCAAAAGGGAGAAGAAATGCAACAaggccaagaaagaaaagactCCAATCGTCTTCAGAGAAAgcgaaaaagaagaggaaatttTCATGTTCGGTGTGTGGCCAAGATGGTCACAGTAGGAAAACATGTGGAAATCCACCAAAAGATTGA